In Equus caballus isolate H_3958 breed thoroughbred chromosome 7, TB-T2T, whole genome shotgun sequence, one DNA window encodes the following:
- the OR10A5 gene encoding olfactory receptor family 10 subfamily A member 5 isoform X1: MAEGNWTRVNEFILMSFSSLPAKIQSLLFLTFLIIYLVTLMGNNLIILVTLADPMLHSPMYFFLRNLSFLEIGFNLVIVPKMLGTLLAWDTTISFLGCATQMYFFFFFGVAECFLLATMAYDRYVAICNPLHYPVIMNQRTRAKLAVASWFPGFPVATVQTTWLFSFPFCGTNKVNHFFCDSPPVLKLVCADTALFEIYAIVGTILVVMIPCLLILCSYTCISAAILKIPSAKGKHKAFSTCSSHLLVVSLFYVSLSLTYFRPKSNNSPESKKLLSLSYTVVTPMLNPIIYSLRNNEVKNALSRTFRKKLILNNF; the protein is encoded by the exons ATGGCTGAAGGAAACTGGACAAGAGTTAATGAGTTTATCCTCATGAGCTTCTCTTCCCTACCTGCTAAAATACAGTCCTTACTCTTCCTGACATTCTTAATCATTTACCTGGTCACCCTGATGGGAAACAACCTCATCATTCTGGTTACTTTGGCTGACCCCATGCTGCACAgtcccatgtacttcttcctcaggaATTTGTCCTTCCTGGAGATTGGCTTCAACCTAGTCATTGTGCCCAAGATGCTGGGAACCCTGCTTGCCTGGGACACAACCATCTCCTTCCTTGGCTGTGCCACTcagatgtatttcttcttcttcttcggAGTTGCTGAATGCTTCCTCCTGGCCACCATGGCGTACGACCGCTATGTAGCCATCTGCAATCCCTTGCACTACCCTGTCATCATGAACCAAAGGACACGTGCCAAACTGGCTGTTGCCTCCTGGTTTCCAGGCTTTCCTGTAGCTACAGTGCAGACCACGTGGCTCTTCAGCTTTCCATTCTGTGGCACGAACAAGGTgaaccacttcttctgtgacagcCCACCTGTGCTGAAGTTGGTctgtgcagacacagcactgtTTGAGATCTATGCGATCGTTGGAACCATTCTGGTTGTGATGATACCCTGCTTGCTGATCCTATGTTCCTACACTTGCATCAGTGCTGCCATCCTCAAGATTCCTTCAGCTAAAGGGAAACATAAAGCCTTCTCtacctgctcctcccaccttctTGTTGTCTCCCTTTTCTATGTATCTTTAAGTCTCACCTACTTCAGGCCTAAGTCCAATAATTCTCCCGAGAGTAAGAAGCTACTGTCGTTATCTTACACTGTTGTGACTCCCATGTtgaaccccatcatctacagcctgagaaataATGAGGTGAAGAATGCCCTCAGCCGAACCTTCCGCAAG AAattaattctaaataatttttag
- the OR10A5 gene encoding olfactory receptor family 10 subfamily A member 5 yields the protein MAEGNWTRVNEFILMSFSSLPAKIQSLLFLTFLIIYLVTLMGNNLIILVTLADPMLHSPMYFFLRNLSFLEIGFNLVIVPKMLGTLLAWDTTISFLGCATQMYFFFFFGVAECFLLATMAYDRYVAICNPLHYPVIMNQRTRAKLAVASWFPGFPVATVQTTWLFSFPFCGTNKVNHFFCDSPPVLKLVCADTALFEIYAIVGTILVVMIPCLLILCSYTCISAAILKIPSAKGKHKAFSTCSSHLLVVSLFYVSLSLTYFRPKSNNSPESKKLLSLSYTVVTPMLNPIIYSLRNNEVKNALSRTFRKALGLRNCIP from the coding sequence ATGGCTGAAGGAAACTGGACAAGAGTTAATGAGTTTATCCTCATGAGCTTCTCTTCCCTACCTGCTAAAATACAGTCCTTACTCTTCCTGACATTCTTAATCATTTACCTGGTCACCCTGATGGGAAACAACCTCATCATTCTGGTTACTTTGGCTGACCCCATGCTGCACAgtcccatgtacttcttcctcaggaATTTGTCCTTCCTGGAGATTGGCTTCAACCTAGTCATTGTGCCCAAGATGCTGGGAACCCTGCTTGCCTGGGACACAACCATCTCCTTCCTTGGCTGTGCCACTcagatgtatttcttcttcttcttcggAGTTGCTGAATGCTTCCTCCTGGCCACCATGGCGTACGACCGCTATGTAGCCATCTGCAATCCCTTGCACTACCCTGTCATCATGAACCAAAGGACACGTGCCAAACTGGCTGTTGCCTCCTGGTTTCCAGGCTTTCCTGTAGCTACAGTGCAGACCACGTGGCTCTTCAGCTTTCCATTCTGTGGCACGAACAAGGTgaaccacttcttctgtgacagcCCACCTGTGCTGAAGTTGGTctgtgcagacacagcactgtTTGAGATCTATGCGATCGTTGGAACCATTCTGGTTGTGATGATACCCTGCTTGCTGATCCTATGTTCCTACACTTGCATCAGTGCTGCCATCCTCAAGATTCCTTCAGCTAAAGGGAAACATAAAGCCTTCTCtacctgctcctcccaccttctTGTTGTCTCCCTTTTCTATGTATCTTTAAGTCTCACCTACTTCAGGCCTAAGTCCAATAATTCTCCCGAGAGTAAGAAGCTACTGTCGTTATCTTACACTGTTGTGACTCCCATGTtgaaccccatcatctacagcctgagaaataATGAGGTGAAGAATGCCCTCAGCCGAACCTTCCGCAAGGCTTTAGGCCTCAGAAACTGCATCCCGTAG